The genomic DNA ATAGATCAGCAAAATACTGCGCTAGTGGGCGTTTGAATATTATTGCTGAAAATGGTGTGTGCAATATGATGTTAAGACTGGTGTCACCAACTGGTATAACGTTATGCAACACTGTGTCTTGCTTGCGAGCAAAGTGGCTTTTGATCAATTCAAGCTTATGACTGTTAAGGCTTTTTCGATTTTGCACTAAAGTCAATTTTGCATTGAATGATTTGAGAAACCCTTGATGACATAAGCTCTGAAATGCTTTAAGTGTTCGTTGGTTGCAGGGGCAATTAAATACAATATCTAGCTTGCCTGGCTCATCCGGTCTTGCTAAGTGTTCACTTATGAACGCTTCAGCAATCGTTGCTCCGCCTAAGTGCTTCATCGCGGTGCATTGCTTTTTATCCAACACTAACCCTTGGTGTTGCCCCAACAGCATCCACGCTTGGCTCAGGGACCTCATTGTAAGCTCTCCAGTTGTTAACTTGCGCATTGCTTGACCATTTATAAGATGAAATACTTGCCCGTTGTGCCATTGTCTTGGTGCGTTAGCAGTCCAAATTTTTAACCATTCATTGTCATCCCATTGCTGTTTAAGCATGGATGCTGGCTGTTTTGGGACGATTCTTTTTAGCAGTTGCGCTTCGCTATAGTAGGGGCGGTAACATTTTTTAGCTTGTTCAGGCAATGAGGCGTATTGAGGACTAAGTTCAGCAAGCACCCTGGATATATCATTTGAACCGGTTGGCATATCTAAAATGAAGCGTAATTCATCACGACTGTAGTGACATTTGTGTGGCTTAAATAGTGGAATGATCCGCTCAAGTCCATGTAAATAATGACGCCGTGTGGTTGCATAGTGGGCATGGCCAAATTGGGCGCTAATCACATCAAAAAGCAAGCAGTCGTTTATCTCGCTAAAATCACGCCCCTCTAGCCAAAAACTAAAGCGTGCTAAGCAGTTCTGTTTAGTCAGCATTGTTTGCATCGCTCTATCATCGAGCAAACAGGCCAAATGGTTATCTTCTCGCTCATAGGCCAAATGCAATCCTTGCAGATAGGTGAGTTCAACACCTGAATGGCGTAAATGATGAAAACGTACTTGCGTGCCAAACAGTCCTTTGAGCACCTGTGTTACCGGGTATAAATAATGACTTGCGCGTGACGCAATGGATTCACCACATAATGCCAATAGCGGTTGTGCGTGATCACTCTCTGCATGGATTTTAATGACAATACGTACAAGTTTGGCTGCCACTTCAGGCATGACAATATACACATGGCGAGTTTGTCGATTTTTAGTTCGGCCTTCAGCAGTTTTTGTGATGGTGAGCTGAAAATGGTTATTCTGATTGAAGGCTTGACGAATATCCCCCACACGAAGGCGTAATACCTCGCCACGACGTAACGCACCATAGAAGCCAAATAAGGCTGCGACACTGGCAAACAGTCGTTGCAGAGCGTGGCCATTTGATGAAGATAGTAAGTGCTCGATAACTAGGTGTAACTGAGCAACACTCAGCCGAAAGGGATCAACTCGAGCAGGTAAACTAGGCTTTTCAAATTGACTCAAATCAAGGTGATCGGTCAATGGCTGTTGGGACACACTGCGTAAAAACTGGTAGAAATGCCAGGCCTGAGAGTCTTTGTCATTAAGGGTTTCAAATGCTTGCTGCGCCCATAGTGCTAATTTATCGGGCTCGCAAGCCGCTTGATACGTTAACGGAGCAAGGTTTTTGTAAAAGTTGCTGTAGCGGTCGACTGTGTCTGCTGGTAGGTTGTCACGTTTAACTCCGCCCTCAATAAATAACGACTCGCAGAAATGAAACAGAAGCTTAGGCAAGATGTTATCTTGAGTCCAACTGGGCACTAATGGGATTACTGCGGATGCGTTTTTTTTACGGCGGTAAGATTTGATTAATTCTTTGTGTGGCCAATGAGGCTTCCCCGACTTTGAATGAATGGCATCTTGGTTTTCTTGTCGCTGAAATACGATAGGTTGGTAGAGTGATTTTTTGATTGTGAGTGGCAACGTTGGGCTGAAATGTTGAGGTAACGTCGCAACATGGCGTAGAGGATCTGAAATATCGCGCAACAGTTCGGCAGGTACTTGATAATGATGGTGCCACAATGACTGAAACGTTCGTTGCCACTTCGCTTCTGAGCGCGGAGCAAGATAATAAGGCTGCGCAGATAATGCACTATTTAATGCTTTTAAAAGGGCACTTTTTGTTGGTTCCTGAGTTTGCTGTAGCATATATTGTTGTAATAGCCGATAAGCAAACAGTGGCAGTGGTAACCGGGTAAAACTAGGCTGAGTGTCGTTAGCAAATGCCGCGATAGGCGCTGGGTGTGGCACCTTTAGGGTATATTGACCTTCAAAAAATGTGATTGGATCAGTACTACAGAGCACCGCTTGCCAGTAATTTAATGGCAGGGGCGCTACTTCTATGTAGAGCACGACCAGTAACCAAGCTAATTCACTCTGAGATCTACTTTTGGGGGCGGCGAGAAAGCGCTGGCGTTGCTGAGAGTAGCCTCGTAGTACTCTGCCAGCATCGTCGTTGAAGATTTGTATTTCACGCATCCACTCGAGTGCACGATCTTGACACCGCGCCTCTTCTTTTCGAGGCAGCACCCAATCACAGACTTCATAAAGAAATTGTAAGACTTGAGCTTTTGCTCGTTTGAGCCGACGTTGTCGCCCAGTTGGAATGTTGCTTATGGCATTATTTATTTGCTTGAGACTGACTTCACTGAGTTGACGTTGGCTGGCGTGTTGCTCAATCTGTAGACATACCCAATCGATATCGCTGCGTTTTTCTATCACTAGCCCCAAGTCATCATAGTAGCGCTGTAATGTACTGTAATTGAACATATCACTACTCCTCCATGATTGGCGCTAGCTGTAAAAAATCACTGATGCCGTTAAGGTGTTTTTTGAGTTTTCTTTGTGATGCTGGGAAATGCATATCACTGCCAAGGTGCTCACCGAAGGAGGAGTGTCCCATTAGTTGATCAACATCTTGAGTCGATAAGACTGGATCGAGTGATGCCCTTGCGTGCTGAGCAAAAAAATGCCGTAGTTGGTAGGGCACAACCTGAACACTTTGTATGCATTCAGACCAGTACTGCCTCATAAAATAACGCAGTGTCTTTGCTGTGAGAGGCTGCGGTTCACCCATTTCATTGATCTCAAACCACACCATTGGTGAGGGGGTAAACTTTGGGAAAAATTGATTGAGTTGGTGTTTGAGCTGTTCAAATCGCTGGATTGCTTGCTGCAGATAATCAGGGAGCATAATACTGCGCCAGCGTCCCTTGTCGCTAACAATAGCGTATTGAAAGTTAAAGCAGTAAGCCTGTTCAAGCGTAATCGCATGCGTCGGGCGAGCACCTGTTAATACGATGAACAGTAATGCGAGTTCATTCGCGCGAAAATTAACTAACTCACGTAAGGCGCTCGTGGTGTACTGCGGGCGTGTCAGCTGTCGCCCTTGTTGATGTAAATAACGGAAAAAATGCCTTACTTTATCCACCTCCAACATCCGCTGTGACCCAATAGCAAGTGCTGGCATTTTGACATAGGTTTTGGTTGCTTTAGTGAGATCGAGGTGAAACTCTGCAATGCGGCCCGCTACGAGTAAATGTTCAGGCAGAGGGTCATTTCTATGTAGCAGTGAACGTTCGTTAGCGGTGATGGGAAGCGGCACACTGAGCATCGGTTCGAGCTTCGGATCCATCAGTACTTGACGAAGTCTATCGAGATATCGGGTTTGTGCGTGAAAGATCTCGTAACGTAGCTGATCGCTGTCTTGGGATTGATAGGCACTGGCAGAGTGATGATGCAAGCCTGCTTCACCGAGCAATGTTCGTTTACTGAGTGTCGATAGGCTACTATCAAGATTGGCTAACGTTTTGAAGTAACCAAAAAGTCCATCACGGCGCATGCGGTATCGGCCTGATAATGAGGGTGGGGTTCGCCATTTTGTCGTTACCCAATCAATAAAAGCCTCTTTTTCATGAACGGATAGATCCCAATGCTCGATAGACTGGGTTAAGGCATGGCTAAAGTAAGCATTGAGCCCGTTCGGTAACGGCTGCCACTGCCATTTAATGCCATGTTGTGTGTCGTGTGCCAATGCATACTCGACCCATGAAATATTATTCATACGCACTCGCCGTAGCGCATTGGCTCTGCATGGTTCACTGCCAGTGAGAATGTCTATCGTGGGGATATCGTCAATAGTTTTGCAGTCCACAAGTTCGCCAGTGAGCCAAAGATAGACAAAATAAAACAAATGTCGATCGTAAGGGCTGATCTTTTTGTTAACGCTAGGGTGTCTTTGCGATTTTAATCGATGCAGAGCGGTAAGTAATGTTAACGCTACGCTCATCGACTCAGGGAAGACTCCACCGCTATTTCGTTGACGTGCTTTACGTTTGATAGCACTTAGTTTACTCATGCTTTGCCTTTGCTCTTATCATCATTGCGGGCTAGCTTCTTGTTGTCTAACCGTATTGCAGATGGCGATACCCCTGCAAATAGTGCTAAGCGGCTTTTCTTTGGCAGAGTATTGGCTGATATCGAATGGGTTGACTTAGCATTATTGAGTCTAGAAGCCAGCGTTTTTAGGTGTGAAGATTGATAGCTGTTTTGCAATGCTGGAAGGGTGAACATTAATGTCGTGATTGTTTGCTCGATGTTATCTGCTGAATGTTGGTATTCACATAAGCTCACTTTTTGTGATTGAGCACAGGGATGTTGTCTCAGTAGAGCAAACAATGGTTCGGGCGTTAAAAGTAGAAAATGCTCACGAGTTACAGATATGACATTCAGAGTTATTGTTTTCAGCAAGATATGTATTTCACGCTCATGAAGATGGTCAATCACGCCGGCGGGGGACGGCACCGTTATCTCCTCGCGGAGTAAACTTGCGACCAAAGGATGGTACTCAAGGGTAAAACTGTTAATTAAGCGCTGTTTTGTTTTCATATTTACCATATTTTTATTCTTCATGCGCATATAGATGACGCTTACCGAAATTAATTTTTCACGTCTCTTATTTACTGTCTATTTGTACAGTAATTATTGGTAATTACAATAGATATACTATTTATATTTATTAATAAATCCTTTACTATTCATGATATTACACAACAAAAATGTTGTTTTTTATTGTGTAATAAACGATTTAGGTGATTTTGATTCATATTTTGGCGAAAGATAAATTGATTGGGATGATGAATTTAAATTGATGTGGATGCACTTATAGATTGTCATTGAGCTTGTCGTGGAGAGTAAATTGATAGTATCCCCCGAACCAATTATTGGCATCTCTGAATGAAATGGCATTACACCTTTTTGATTTTAAAAGTCTAATACAACGAAAATTACCTGATCACATTGTGGAAAAAGCGGTTCCATCATAGTATTTTTTAACATTAGCAATCGTGGATTGCACCGTGCAAAAGCACAAATTTTTCAATACGAATAATTGATTACGGTATTTCTAGTCGAGGCATGATTATTCGCAAGATCCGCTAGAGCTGCGTTAAAGTCGATTTGACGACAAACAACAATTCACTGCACAACATAAAATCAAGGTCTCGACCTTTTTTGTTTTTGTTTGTCGATCTTGTGCACCAGTTTGCTTGGGAGTCTTTGACAGGCCTATGGTGATTGCAGACTATTAATTAGTTTCTTACTTAGGCTGTTGTTGAATAATGTTAACTTCTTGACCTTTTAAATACTGTGGATGATATGGCTGATATGGCTGATATGGATGATATGGTTGATCGGTAAGCAATGGAATGGACACAACCTCACCCATTCGTCCCATATGCTGACAATAGAGTAAACTAGCAGCAGGAGTCTTTTTTATAACCAGTGAGGTTTTTATGAAAAACACGATAAGAGTCGGTGTCGATTTAGCCAAGAACGTTTTCCACATTCATGCTGTTAATGAAAGTGAAGATATTATCTGGCAAGGAAAATATAATCGTACTAACTGGATGAAGGCCATTGTTAAGCGTGTACCGACAACGGCAGTCATTGGCATGGAAGCTGTGGCTCTGCAAATTATTGGGCTCGAGAGCTTCATCTATTTATCCTCTAAAGCTTGCGATATAAAGCTTTTCCCCATTGTCCCAACTACCCACAGTAAGTGAGCAAATGGTGGGTAGGCTAGTTTCTCCTGATTGGCTTTTTTGGCATACGCGGGGGTACGGCTGCGTTTACCATCGAAAAAGGCCAATACTCTGAACTAATAAAGTGATTCTTCATAACTCAGGCTACACGTTGGGCGTGCAAGCGCGATTAGCCCCTGTTTGCGTCCTAGGCTGACAATCACGAAGAACGTGAGCTTTAGCGTAAGCCCAGGGGCGAGTACCACAAATATCATCATGCAATATCGGGTAATTGCATAGCCTAAGCCATGTGGCTGTTCGAGTAAGGCAATGCCAATACCAATACACCAACCAAGGCCTGCCAGAATGGCTATTGGAAAGGTAATAGGTGCGAGTCGCATCATAAATTGCATGTTATATCCTTCCTAATTGGATCCGCAGCAGTGTTGGCTACGTTCGTTGGTAATCCCCCCTAAAAAAACCTATTCCACTAAGTGGACGTCTCTATACTTCAATATAAGGTATTTCAACTGCTTGAGCTTTTAAATACTCGGTTCTTGTAAGTATGTTGTCACTCAGTTGCTGAAAATACTTTATATCATTAGCAGAAAAATGAGATTGAGTTTTCAGACTTTCAATCAACGATTCAGTAGATAGTTGTTTTATCACTTTATTTGCCAATTCAGTCAATAACCTAGATAACAGTTTCTTATCGATACCACATGTTTCTGCGAAATCAGCCAGTTGATACGCGTGAATATCATTGGGGTCAAACTCATCTCCCATAGCCATCGCCAACATGTGTTTAAATTGAGGGAACAAAGCGATATTGACGAGATCATAAGCTGGAGTGAATCGTGCGTTATTTCTATCAAAGAATAGTGAAACGTTCTTGCCGTGACTGTCGTAGTTGCTGATCATTAAATTAAACAGTTGCCAGTTTATAAGCCATTGCTTACTTTCAATTGGCGAAGACATATGTTCAGTGAATTCAAATAGCTTTACTAAGCTAGCTCCATCTCGAATATGTTGAATATCTCTTCCGTCACCCAAGTTTCGCTCATATTTGTAGTCTCTTGGTAAATTCAATGCTTGGCAGCCATCGATAACATGACGTCTCATTACTTTGTTGGAGTTGGCAACATATTTGCGGTCAAATCGTTTTACGATGAGCGATGGGTGCGGTCCAAAATGTCTATACTCAACATCAGCAGTTGGCAATCCAACTGCACTAGAGAGCTTCATACAAAAGAATTCGTTCAAGACGAGATTAGGACAGTTTCTCTTTTCAAATTTTAAAATATGGGTAGAACAGAGTGAGCCATCACCAAAGCCAATAGTGCCTTTCTCATCAATAAAAACATTTAATTTATCTTGAACTCCGGCCACGCTGAGACGTGGCTTATCGTCCCATATGAGTAGGCCAAATTCTTCTTTATTGTCGAGTCTTGTAATTAACTCTTCTTCTTCAAGTATTCTAAAAGACGGCTGGTTGTGTTCTTCTTCTAATGACGGTAAAAATGTCACAGCGCCTGCTAAGTCATTTCCAATGGCACGGACTTGTGAATAAACATTTTTCTCTGAAATACCCAGATTTTCAGCCAATAGCTTTCTTGCTTCACCTTCAGGCAAGGCATTATCTAGAAAGTTGTAAGCGACTTCTGGTGAGTGTTGATTATCCAGTGATAAATGGGGTGAGATAGCAAAACCTTCGTTTTGCCACTGCGGTGAATAACTAAGTTTTAATAAGTTGGTAGTGTTATCTAAAGATAAATTTCCAATCACTTGATCAGCGTATTTGATGCCTAGCCTGTATGTGTAAGCTTTTGTCATATCTAAACCCAGTCATCGTGAGGTGATGATATCTTTTCTAAAGGGGTTAATTCTTTAGAGGTTAGCTTAATACCTAATCCGTTTAAAATAGAAAATACCGCTGATAAAGTGCAGTTTGAATTTCCGTTTTCAATACGTGATAAAGTATTAATACCAATTCCGCATAGCGCGGCACAGTCTGCTAATTTTAGGCCGAGTTCCGTTCTTTTTGCTTTGATGAGTTGGCCCAGAACTTCTGCATTATCTATGAATGCAGAGCTAGGCATTTTCGAAGCTGTTACTTTCTTAGCCATCAATCGAACCTTACTAAAAATTAATCACCGATTTCAGTGATTATAGAACGATTCCAGTAACTTTTAAATATATTCACCGATAAAGGTGATTATATTACTCTCGTGAAATGTATCATCAATAAATAACCGATAGTGGTGATTATTTGACTAGTTAACAAACAATCATCACAGCGGCAATCTATTTCAATGTTGATTTTTGTTGAGTTGCTTTAATATGTCTCTCATCTCAATTATACGCTGGGGCGAGTACGCTCCTGTTCTCATCACTGCAAATTCAGCGAGTGTTAATTCGAAAAGATTTGGATTATGCTCAATAATGTAACAACTACCGCTATGTGTTATTACCTCCAATTTTTCTCCTTTAATTTGTTTAGTCACTATTTTGGATGTCACTATTTGTTGGGACTCGCCAAATGACTTGTATTTCGATTTTTAAAATTGAAGGGAACTGACGTTTAATAAAGGTTCTAGAAGGTTTGGAGTTACCGTCATGACCCTGTTTGATAGTTACATGACGGTAAGTGAATGCTTGTAACCCTTTGTAAAGGTTAGTAATTTCCGCTCTATACTCTGGCTCTGAATGTGGTGCAGCTTTTGATTTTAGCTTTAATTCAATGTGTTATTGGTGTTTTATTTTGTGATAAATGCATTTAGTCACCACTTTAGTACCACTTTGATTGGTCTGTAAGCTGATATTCTTATGGGCAAACTCCCCCTTAGTATTTCTTTTTTATTCATTCATATTTTTTGAGTCAGTCTCTTTTATGGCAACACGCGTTAGTATGTAATCACATATTTAACGGCTGTAGCGTGTAAATATTACTTTAACGGTTATAGCGTGTAAAACTTGATCTACCTGCTATAGCGTGTAAAGTGTTATTGGAACTGTTTATATAGGTAAAGTGATTATGAAGGTGACGAACTCAAAGCAGCTTAGCGCGTATCTTAAAGATGCACGGCTGAATATGAAGCTATCGCAAAGTAAAGCGGCTAGTAAGGTCGGCATTCGTCAGGATACGGTTTCTAGTTTTGAGCAGAACCCTGACTCTACTAAAATAGAAACACTGTTTAAGATATTATCGGCATTAAACCTTGAGCTAGATATTAAAGTTAGAAATCCAGAGTTAGGGTGTGA from Shewanella psychromarinicola includes the following:
- a CDS encoding helix-turn-helix domain-containing protein, with translation MAKKVTASKMPSSAFIDNAEVLGQLIKAKRTELGLKLADCAALCGIGINTLSRIENGNSNCTLSAVFSILNGLGIKLTSKELTPLEKISSPHDDWV
- a CDS encoding HipA domain-containing protein yields the protein MTKAYTYRLGIKYADQVIGNLSLDNTTNLLKLSYSPQWQNEGFAISPHLSLDNQHSPEVAYNFLDNALPEGEARKLLAENLGISEKNVYSQVRAIGNDLAGAVTFLPSLEEEHNQPSFRILEEEELITRLDNKEEFGLLIWDDKPRLSVAGVQDKLNVFIDEKGTIGFGDGSLCSTHILKFEKRNCPNLVLNEFFCMKLSSAVGLPTADVEYRHFGPHPSLIVKRFDRKYVANSNKVMRRHVIDGCQALNLPRDYKYERNLGDGRDIQHIRDGASLVKLFEFTEHMSSPIESKQWLINWQLFNLMISNYDSHGKNVSLFFDRNNARFTPAYDLVNIALFPQFKHMLAMAMGDEFDPNDIHAYQLADFAETCGIDKKLLSRLLTELANKVIKQLSTESLIESLKTQSHFSANDIKYFQQLSDNILTRTEYLKAQAVEIPYIEV
- a CDS encoding site-specific integrase — its product is MSKLSAIKRKARQRNSGGVFPESMSVALTLLTALHRLKSQRHPSVNKKISPYDRHLFYFVYLWLTGELVDCKTIDDIPTIDILTGSEPCRANALRRVRMNNISWVEYALAHDTQHGIKWQWQPLPNGLNAYFSHALTQSIEHWDLSVHEKEAFIDWVTTKWRTPPSLSGRYRMRRDGLFGYFKTLANLDSSLSTLSKRTLLGEAGLHHHSASAYQSQDSDQLRYEIFHAQTRYLDRLRQVLMDPKLEPMLSVPLPITANERSLLHRNDPLPEHLLVAGRIAEFHLDLTKATKTYVKMPALAIGSQRMLEVDKVRHFFRYLHQQGRQLTRPQYTTSALRELVNFRANELALLFIVLTGARPTHAITLEQAYCFNFQYAIVSDKGRWRSIMLPDYLQQAIQRFEQLKHQLNQFFPKFTPSPMVWFEINEMGEPQPLTAKTLRYFMRQYWSECIQSVQVVPYQLRHFFAQHARASLDPVLSTQDVDQLMGHSSFGEHLGSDMHFPASQRKLKKHLNGISDFLQLAPIMEE
- a CDS encoding helix-turn-helix domain-containing protein; protein product: MKVTNSKQLSAYLKDARLNMKLSQSKAASKVGIRQDTVSSFEQNPDSTKIETLFKILSALNLELDIKVRNPELGCELVDDNAIPTEQEWKEEW
- a CDS encoding site-specific integrase, producing the protein MFNYSTLQRYYDDLGLVIEKRSDIDWVCLQIEQHASQRQLSEVSLKQINNAISNIPTGRQRRLKRAKAQVLQFLYEVCDWVLPRKEEARCQDRALEWMREIQIFNDDAGRVLRGYSQQRQRFLAAPKSRSQSELAWLLVVLYIEVAPLPLNYWQAVLCSTDPITFFEGQYTLKVPHPAPIAAFANDTQPSFTRLPLPLFAYRLLQQYMLQQTQEPTKSALLKALNSALSAQPYYLAPRSEAKWQRTFQSLWHHHYQVPAELLRDISDPLRHVATLPQHFSPTLPLTIKKSLYQPIVFQRQENQDAIHSKSGKPHWPHKELIKSYRRKKNASAVIPLVPSWTQDNILPKLLFHFCESLFIEGGVKRDNLPADTVDRYSNFYKNLAPLTYQAACEPDKLALWAQQAFETLNDKDSQAWHFYQFLRSVSQQPLTDHLDLSQFEKPSLPARVDPFRLSVAQLHLVIEHLLSSSNGHALQRLFASVAALFGFYGALRRGEVLRLRVGDIRQAFNQNNHFQLTITKTAEGRTKNRQTRHVYIVMPEVAAKLVRIVIKIHAESDHAQPLLALCGESIASRASHYLYPVTQVLKGLFGTQVRFHHLRHSGVELTYLQGLHLAYEREDNHLACLLDDRAMQTMLTKQNCLARFSFWLEGRDFSEINDCLLFDVISAQFGHAHYATTRRHYLHGLERIIPLFKPHKCHYSRDELRFILDMPTGSNDISRVLAELSPQYASLPEQAKKCYRPYYSEAQLLKRIVPKQPASMLKQQWDDNEWLKIWTANAPRQWHNGQVFHLINGQAMRKLTTGELTMRSLSQAWMLLGQHQGLVLDKKQCTAMKHLGGATIAEAFISEHLARPDEPGKLDIVFNCPCNQRTLKAFQSLCHQGFLKSFNAKLTLVQNRKSLNSHKLELIKSHFARKQDTVLHNVIPVGDTSLNIILHTPFSAIIFKRPLAQYFADLLTITT